A window of Posidoniimonas polymericola contains these coding sequences:
- a CDS encoding NUDIX hydrolase has protein sequence MAKKPDSFFKQAGALPYRWDGERVEIVLITSRSSGNWIFPKGVIDPGETPESTAVKETVEEAGVIGELTGDALGAYEQKKWGGVAKVKVFPLLVTELLDDWDECEIRERQLLPIKEAKELIHDRLTEILAAFEEQVLSGAIQPAG, from the coding sequence GTGGCAAAGAAGCCCGATTCTTTTTTCAAGCAGGCCGGCGCCCTCCCCTACCGGTGGGACGGCGAGCGGGTCGAGATCGTCCTCATCACCTCCCGCTCGTCGGGCAACTGGATCTTCCCCAAGGGGGTCATCGACCCCGGCGAGACGCCCGAGTCGACTGCCGTCAAGGAGACCGTCGAGGAGGCCGGCGTGATCGGCGAGCTGACCGGCGACGCCCTCGGCGCCTACGAGCAGAAGAAGTGGGGCGGCGTCGCCAAGGTTAAGGTCTTCCCGCTGCTGGTGACCGAGCTGCTGGACGACTGGGACGAGTGCGAGATCCGAGAACGCCAGCTGCTGCCGATCAAGGAGGCAAAGGAGCTGATCCACGATCGGCTGACCGAGATCCTCGCCGCGTTCGAGGAGCAGGTGCTGAGCGGGGCCATCCAGCCGGCCGGGTAA